TGAGGGTGGCGGAAAACAAGTTTGCTGTAGCGTTCTTCCAATGAAGTGGAGTCCAAATTTAAAGGCTGTCATAGAATGGGAGACTGATCCAAACGCCAGTTCAAAAAATAATTTGCCACCTTTGGGGACGGATGAGTTTAGAGCAGCATATAAAAAATATGCGTCCCACTACGTTCAACATAGAGAGACAGTCGAAATACCTCGTTATGCTGAAAAGGTTTGCTCCCTCAAAGTGCACTTTTTACCTTGTGATCAGGTTCGCGTTTCTACTACTTGTTTTACTCCGTCACATCCAAATTATCCCGATACAGCATATTTTCAAATGAAGGAGCCGGCCGTATGTCCAAGTCATTGACCAACGCCGGTGTATCTCCCGCTAGCGCGTTGATTCCGCCTCGGTTCCCTTTGGAGGGACTGCTATGTATGGAACCGAAGCATGTCACTAATAACCTCCAGTTGCAGCGGCGTGACGAGACAGAATTCCGCAATCAGCATCGAAAAATGCTTCAGGCCAAAGGTGAGGCTGATAGCGGAATGCCGTGCTGTAAAACATTGCATATTACATTGGCATTTGACGGTACCAATAATAACGATAAAGCGGACAGCGCATCAACACCCCCATCTTCCAGTAATATTGCGCGAATTTTCC
The window above is part of the Pseudomonas prosekii genome. Proteins encoded here:
- a CDS encoding DUF3304 domain-containing protein, coding for MLVLMGAVSLSACQAGQEIVSAPVEGYNHTSVNINSFSINGAGGPNIGPYEGGGKQVCCSVLPMKWSPNLKAVIEWETDPNASSKNNLPPLGTDEFRAAYKKYASHYVQHRETVEIPRYAEKVCSLKVHFLPCDQVRVSTTCFTPSHPNYPDTAYFQMKEPAVCPSH